From the Nostoc sp. PCC 7107 genome, the window ACTTGTAAGAAAACAGTCATCTGCGCTTGCAGTGGAAATCAAGAACTTTTAAGCTATGTGTAGGAAATGAAAAATTTTATCACCTTACACTTTCACGGCAAACCTTTTGGATAACCAGATTACCAAACCTGAAATTCTAATTCAGCGGATCGCCTTGTTGGCTCTAGCGATACTGCTAGTAATTCCTTTGGGCATCTTTGGTGTTCAAATGGTACAAGCCTCAGATCCTTACGTTAAAACAGTTCTTTCCTTAACGGGAAACCCAGAGCAAGGAAACGCTATTTTTCAAATTAATTGTGCTGGTTGTCATGGTTGGCAAGCAGATGGGCGAGTCGGCCCTAGTTTACAAGCTGTTTCTAAACGTAAATCTCGTTATAAGTTGATTCACCAAGTTATTAGCGGTGAAACACCGCCTATGCCCAAATTTCAGCCTAGTACCCAAGAAATGGCTGACCTTTTGAGCTTTTTAGAAACTTTGTAGTGATTTACTTTTATTAAAAAATATTTAAAGATTTGGGAAGCAAAGGTTTTCTACATCTTTAATTTTTGTTAACCATACTTTGAAGATAACTGCGGCTGTAATCACATAGATTATGACATTGTTAATTGGTGAAATCTTTAAAGTAACTGAGTTTATACTCGGAACTCACCACTTAACTATGAGTGGAAGGGTGGTTGAATGTGTAAAAATGAATTGCGTGATGATGCGATCGCAGTTGGAATAAAAAATGACAGAAGTTCTCCAAATTGGCAACCGTGCAATCCCAGCGACTGAGCTAATTTCTTTACTGGCAAGTTATCAAATGCTGCCACAACTACTAAGGGAATTAATTATCGATGAAGCGATCGCAAATATAGAATGTACACCAGAAGAAATTACCCGCGCTCAACAGCAGTTTTACTTAGAACGACAATTAAAAACTGATACAGACATTAAAGCTTGGATGGCCTATCACGGTATCACAGTAGATCAATTAGAATCTGTAACTATTCGCAGACTGAAAATTGAAAAATTCAAGCTAGACACTTGGGGTAACAAGCTAGAATCTTACTTCTTTCAAAACAAAACCAAACTAGATAAAGTAATTTATTCCCTACTACGCACTCAAGATATCGGACTTGTCCAAGAACTTTACTTTCGACTCCAGGCTAAAGAACAGTCATTTGCAGAAGTCGCCCAAGAATACTCTCAAGGCCCAGAAGCCCAAACTGGTGGACTAGTCGGCCCTGTTGAACTACAAGCAATCCATCCGGGAATGGCACAGTTGTTATCTAGCAGTCAACCAGGTCAAGTTATACCACCAGCCCGCATAGCCGAATGGGTTGTGATTCTGCGTTTGGAGAAACTCATCCCAGCCCAATTAGATGACCAGATGAAAGCAAGATTACTGAATGAACTTTTTGAAGCTTGGCTACAAGAACAGCAAAAACAAATCCAAAAATAGTTAATTGTCCATAGTCGTTTGTATCTACCAGATAACCATTCACCACTAACTAAATTGCTGGGCATAAAATCTAGCATAGCGACCTTCCAGCATCAATAATTCCTCATGATTACCCGATTCCACTATTTGCCCTTTTTCCATAACGAGAATGCGATCGCATCTTCGCACTGTACTTAAACGATGGGCAATAATAAATACTGTCCGGTTCTGCATGAGTCTTTCTAGGGCTTCTTGCACCAAAGCTTCCGATTCTGAATCTAATGCAGATGTGGCCTCATCTAAGATTAATATACGCGGATTCAGGAGAACAGCACGGGCGATCGCAATTCTTTGGCGTTGTCCACCCGATAAATTTACGCCACGTTCACCTACCCAAGTTTCATAACCTTCTGGTAACTGGGTAATAAATTGATGGGCGTTAGCAATTTTCGCAGATGCCATAACTGCATCCATCTCAAAAGCATCTTGTCCAAAAGCAATATTTTGAGCCAGGGTTCCCGAAAATATCACTGTTTCTTGGGGAACAATGCCAATTTGTCGCCGCAGACTATGTAAGGTGACATCCCGAATATCAATATCATCTATGAAAACTTGCCCAGAATTTGGGTCATAAAAACGGGGAAGGAGATTCACAAAAGTGGTTTTTCCTGCACCAGAAGCACCCACCAAAGCGATCGCTTCTCCGGGTAATGCTAGTAAACTTATATCTTGCAGGACTGGTTCACCGGGTTTGTAAGCAAAAGAAATCTGGCGATATTCTACTTTACCTTTAACTGGTGGTAGGGCGATCGCAATTGTTTTTTCTATTACCTTTGGTTGAATCGCCATCAATTCAAATACTCGGTCTAAGGATGCTTCACCTTGTTTAAACTCATTGTAGTTGTTGGTTGTATGACCAATCGGGTCAATTAACAATGCCGCCGCCGCTAAATAACTGAAAAAATCTCCCACAGTTAAGTTGCGTTGATAAATTTGCCACGTACCAACCATTAATAAAGATAAGGCACTTAAAGCTTCTAAAAAACCAATGATGGGAATTTGGATGGCTTTGAGGCGTTCTGCGGAATACTTCGCTTTTAAAGAACGTTCCGCTTCATAACCAAAACGAGCAATTTCATAATTCTCTGCTGCAAACGCTTGGACAAGGCGAATTCCGCTGAACACTTCCGTCAAAATAGCCGATAATCCCGATACGCGATTTTGACTTTTCACAGAATACTGACGTAGCCGTTCCCCAAACCAGCCAATTAACACTCCCATTAACGGTGCAATCACAATTGTGGCGAGTGTGAGTTGCCAATTCAAATAAATCATGTATATGGGTATGGCAATTAACTGCAACACACAGGGAATAAAGTCGTGCAGTAGTTTGTTGACAACTTCCCCCACCCGATCTACATCTTCTGTCAGGCGGTAAGCTAAATCACCTGTTTTAGCTTGTTCAAAATAGCTTAAATCTAATTTTTGCAAATGGCTGTATACTTGCTTGCGGAGATAATAAGCCACTCTTAAAGCGACTTTAGCCATGTACATATCTTGTACGGACTGAAAAAAGCCACGTACCAGAAATATCAAAGCACAAACACCTGCTATTTGGGCGATCGCTACTACATTACCTTGACCAAAAGGCGCTGCTAATTTACCAGCAAGATTAATTAACGTTAGTGTCGCCAGCACGTAGCCAATAATGCCGATTAAGCCTTTGATAATGTTTGCCCACTGGGGTTTGATATATGGCAGTAGTTGCCAGTAATTAGAACGGGTTTTCAAGCTATGACTTCCAGAATATGATTTTACTTGGTTTGACGCTATCAGCTTTTGTGTAGTTTCAATTCACCAATTTTAAAATTAATTAATGTTTTTCAGATCCATCGCCTGAGACGATCCTCTGAAAAACACTGTAAAAGATGTTTAATAGCCTATTTTGAATATCTTCAAAAGATTAAAGCATTAACTAAACCATATTGGCAGATATACATCTATAATTTCCGCAAATATTGCCATTACAAGTTTTATCGGATACATTGCATCTAGCAGTTTTAGTCCTAAGTAGAATAACTGCGTAAAATCCAACTATCACGGATAACAATTACCGACTAGCCACTTATAATTATTGGGTAAATATTATGAAAACTTTGATTAAACAAGCTATTTTTAGGTTCATAATTTTCTGGTTTTCACCACTATTAATACCATTTATATTCACAACAGAGAAAGAAATTATTACTGCTGATATCAAACGATGGGCTGAAGTTTTAAGTTTGCCAGAGCAACCCTTGTGGATGCAATTACTTGTCCTACTAGACAAAACACAAGAATTTAGAAATTTGTACTATTATCGTCTATTTAAAGGCAATTTAACCGGGCGTATTTCAATGTATTTACTGAAAATACTTTACCCAGAATGTCCTTCTCTTTTCTTAGATTCTTCTTCTTGTATTGGAGCAGGTTTATTTATCCAGCATGGATTTAGCACTATTATTATGGCAGATATAGGTGAACACTGTTGGGTAAACCAACAAGTAACAATTGGATATAAAGATAAATCAGGTCGTCCCAAAATTGGCAATAATGTTCGGATTACGGCGGGGGCTAAAGTATTAGGTAATATTCAAGTAGGTGATAATGTCACAATCGGCGCAAATGCAGTTGTTGTTAAAGATGTTCCTAATGATTGTGTAGTTGTGGGAATTCCGGCTGCAATTATTAGAAGAAATGGAGTCAAGGTTGAAGAGAAATTGTAAATTAGGCGTGGGGATTCCTTGACCGAAAAATTTGAAATTTTGGATGGGGAATTTTCAGTACCAGCCCCACCCCTTCAGGGCGGAATTAATCCAAAATACTCGCGGAGCTGCGTACGCTTCGCTATCAAGCTCTACCCTAAAGTGTGGAGTCAATCCAAAATTGATTGACGATGTATGTTGAGATTTTTTACGTAAAAATTAAATTTACATAAATTGTATAAGAAATTATTATTTATAGCAGTCTAGCCTATAAATAAAGACAAAACTGCTATAAATAAACTGTGATCATGTCTGACCACTCTTATATTTGATAGCTAATAGCACTCTATGTGAAGATATCAATCACAATTTTAGATATAAAAATTTCATGAAGCTCAGTAAAAACCCTTGCTGGGAATTGCTTTTTTAGATAAGAGTATTTAGTGTCAATAGCTCACAAAGCAGTCTCATCTCGTTTTAACGTCAGGATATCTAAAATATTTACTAATTTTTTATTGAGGTAAAAAGTATCTATCATTTGCTGGTAAGGAAGGAAGTCTGAGTTAGTAGCTTAAATAAAAACTGGGATGAGAGAAAATGCTTCAATCATTTTCTCGTTTCTGAACTCAGCAGTGGATTAATGATCATCTTTTTTGGATGTAATTCTTTTTGGGATCAAGTTTGTAATCTTCACAAGAGTAAATACAATGAAAAACTTTAGCTTGGCGAATATGTTACTGCTGGCTGGTGCTGGAACAACATTTGTTTTTGCGGCTAGTCCATCTCAAGCAGCAGTGATTAACATCTCAGATTTTACTGGATGGCAGGGAATTGGCAACTTTAGTTTGAGTAATCAGCAAGCCATTATTGATGGCGGTGGAGTTACTGACACTGCTGTAGAGTCATTCTTAGGACTAGCCAGCGGAGCCTTAGATACTTTGAATAGTCAAAATGTTAACAATGCTTCTGCTATTAAAAATACTATTACAGTCCAAGCTGGGGATGTTTTGACGTTTGATTGGCAGTTCCAAGCAGGTGACTATCTGCCTTATAATGATTTTTCCTTCTACTCTATTGGCACTTCTCTCAATAAACTGGCTGATGTAAGACAAGTAGGGAATTTTGGACAAACTTCATCTCAGACTGCTTACACATTCGCAACAGCCGGAACATACACTGTAGGATTTGGGGTTGTCGATACATTAGATCAGTACCTATCCTCAAGTCTAACGGTTCGCACTTCTGGAGGTAACGAACCTGTTCCCGAACCCGTAACTATCATCGGCTCATTAGCCGCAGGTACTTTTGGTATAGCTTTGCGCCATAAGAAGAAGCAACAACAAAAAGCTAAAGCTGAAGCTTAAACTAAGAATACATAGCTTTGGGCTAAAAATTTACACCTCATTTACCGACAATCGGCCGTAAAGGATCACAGAGAGCGATCGCACATCGCTCTTATTTTATGCGTAAAAATAATTAGAGGGATTTTGCTGTTATACCAATTCCCTTTTTAAACTAGATACGACAAAATTTTCTAAGTCATTGTACCTGTACCCAATTTGTGAGATTCTAGATAATCGCTGCTATCAAACTTCAACAAACTGGGTAAAAACTTAGATGTCTCCTTCACGTTAGCCAAAGATTAGCCACTAGTAAACTACCAGACGTGGTGATTGATGGGTCTGGTGAGATTGCCTAAAACCAGAGTTTCAGGTTGTCTAGAATTCTCAATAAATTGTCAAGGTCAAGCTGACCAAGAATTTTATGGATTTGGAGAATACAAAAAATACTGGTGCAGAACTCAAATAAATATGTATAAATTTTGCTCCAGAATTAACCATCCCTAAACCTTTAACTATTATTTGACTATTAGGACAAAGACATGGAAGATAAGCTGATGCTGATGATTCCTGGCCCAACACCAGTGCCAGAAGCTGCCTTACTGGCTTTAGCCAAACACCCCATTGGTCATCGTACCAGTGAGTTCAGTAACATTTTGGCAGAGGTGACAGCTAACCTCAAATGGCTGCACCAAACCGAAAGCGATGTGCTGATGTTGAATGTCAGCGGTACAGGTGCAGTAGAAGCTGGGATCATTAATTTTCTTTCCCCAGGCGATCGCATTTTAATTGGTTGTAATGGTAAATTTGGTGAACGCTGGGCTGAAGTTAGCCAAGCCTACGGTTTAAATGTTGAGACTATTACTGCGGAATGGGGTAAACCTTTAGACCCAGCACAGTTTGCTGAAAAACTGCAAGCCGATACAGCAAAACAAATCAAAGCCGTTGTTATCACTCACAGTGAAACATCAACAGGCGTTCTAAATGACTTAGAAACCATCAACCGCCACGTTAAAGAACATGGTGAAGCTTTAATTATTGTTGATGCTGTAACTAGTTTGGGTGCATTCAATTTACCTATTGATACCTGGGGACTAGATGTAGTCGCCTCCGGTTCGCAAAAAGGTTACATGATTCCCCCAGGCTTGGGTTTTGTTTCTGTGAGCGCTAAGGCATGGGAAGCTTATAAAACAGCTAAATTGCCAAAATATTATTTAGATTTAGGTAAATATCGGAAATCTGCGGCTAAAAATACCACCCCTTTCACTCCCCCAGTGAATTT encodes:
- a CDS encoding cytochrome c, yielding MDNQITKPEILIQRIALLALAILLVIPLGIFGVQMVQASDPYVKTVLSLTGNPEQGNAIFQINCAGCHGWQADGRVGPSLQAVSKRKSRYKLIHQVISGETPPMPKFQPSTQEMADLLSFLETL
- a CDS encoding peptidylprolyl isomerase: MTEVLQIGNRAIPATELISLLASYQMLPQLLRELIIDEAIANIECTPEEITRAQQQFYLERQLKTDTDIKAWMAYHGITVDQLESVTIRRLKIEKFKLDTWGNKLESYFFQNKTKLDKVIYSLLRTQDIGLVQELYFRLQAKEQSFAEVAQEYSQGPEAQTGGLVGPVELQAIHPGMAQLLSSSQPGQVIPPARIAEWVVILRLEKLIPAQLDDQMKARLLNELFEAWLQEQQKQIQK
- a CDS encoding ABC transporter ATP-binding protein: MKTRSNYWQLLPYIKPQWANIIKGLIGIIGYVLATLTLINLAGKLAAPFGQGNVVAIAQIAGVCALIFLVRGFFQSVQDMYMAKVALRVAYYLRKQVYSHLQKLDLSYFEQAKTGDLAYRLTEDVDRVGEVVNKLLHDFIPCVLQLIAIPIYMIYLNWQLTLATIVIAPLMGVLIGWFGERLRQYSVKSQNRVSGLSAILTEVFSGIRLVQAFAAENYEIARFGYEAERSLKAKYSAERLKAIQIPIIGFLEALSALSLLMVGTWQIYQRNLTVGDFFSYLAAAALLIDPIGHTTNNYNEFKQGEASLDRVFELMAIQPKVIEKTIAIALPPVKGKVEYRQISFAYKPGEPVLQDISLLALPGEAIALVGASGAGKTTFVNLLPRFYDPNSGQVFIDDIDIRDVTLHSLRRQIGIVPQETVIFSGTLAQNIAFGQDAFEMDAVMASAKIANAHQFITQLPEGYETWVGERGVNLSGGQRQRIAIARAVLLNPRILILDEATSALDSESEALVQEALERLMQNRTVFIIAHRLSTVRRCDRILVMEKGQIVESGNHEELLMLEGRYARFYAQQFS
- a CDS encoding serine O-acetyltransferase, with the translated sequence MKTLIKQAIFRFIIFWFSPLLIPFIFTTEKEIITADIKRWAEVLSLPEQPLWMQLLVLLDKTQEFRNLYYYRLFKGNLTGRISMYLLKILYPECPSLFLDSSSCIGAGLFIQHGFSTIIMADIGEHCWVNQQVTIGYKDKSGRPKIGNNVRITAGAKVLGNIQVGDNVTIGANAVVVKDVPNDCVVVGIPAAIIRRNGVKVEEKL
- a CDS encoding PEP-CTERM sorting domain-containing protein translates to MKNFSLANMLLLAGAGTTFVFAASPSQAAVINISDFTGWQGIGNFSLSNQQAIIDGGGVTDTAVESFLGLASGALDTLNSQNVNNASAIKNTITVQAGDVLTFDWQFQAGDYLPYNDFSFYSIGTSLNKLADVRQVGNFGQTSSQTAYTFATAGTYTVGFGVVDTLDQYLSSSLTVRTSGGNEPVPEPVTIIGSLAAGTFGIALRHKKKQQQKAKAEA
- a CDS encoding alanine--glyoxylate aminotransferase family protein, with amino-acid sequence MEDKLMLMIPGPTPVPEAALLALAKHPIGHRTSEFSNILAEVTANLKWLHQTESDVLMLNVSGTGAVEAGIINFLSPGDRILIGCNGKFGERWAEVSQAYGLNVETITAEWGKPLDPAQFAEKLQADTAKQIKAVVITHSETSTGVLNDLETINRHVKEHGEALIIVDAVTSLGAFNLPIDTWGLDVVASGSQKGYMIPPGLGFVSVSAKAWEAYKTAKLPKYYLDLGKYRKSAAKNTTPFTPPVNLIVALHTTLGMMKAEGLASIFGRHERQKNATRAAIKGLNLPLFAADSCASPAITAVAPPDIEADKIRSLMNKRFDIALAGGQDHLKNKIFRIGHLGFVSDRDILSCIASLEVVLLELGYENFTPGAGVAAAARVLNG